One window from the genome of Acinetobacter sp. ANC 7912 encodes:
- a CDS encoding DUF1615 family protein produces MNKPLKPIFAVKSWSILALSLTLAGCGNGSWWSSDEPTMDADQIRKAIPARVSNRDSWAKDIYDITEQLGIPQTKENVCTIVAVVDQESNFHADPAVPGLGDKAVKEVQGRLEEKFTEKLGENIGGTVAGYFEDVLKNYPTPENNYLSQMRKVKTERELDELYREIFDFMAQKYHVSALTGAAKLFGQNIGEKMNPITTLGSMQVHISYAKEHKRQGGSIADLRTDLYSQYGGLYYGIHRLMMYPADYDKPLYRFADYNSGRYSSRNAAFQSMLNDLTETALDLDGDLLLYSKDGSVRSQKSQSERELIKVFAKHNFIITERQIRSDLKKEKEKDFEDTMTYRGVVKLYEEQTGKKAMYAIMPEVVITGPKLSRDYNTNWFASRVDGRYQTCMRKIKNLKL; encoded by the coding sequence ATGAACAAACCCCTCAAGCCAATTTTTGCTGTTAAGTCTTGGTCTATCCTTGCCCTTTCCCTTACTTTAGCTGGATGTGGTAATGGTTCCTGGTGGTCCTCAGATGAGCCAACCATGGATGCTGATCAGATCCGTAAAGCCATTCCTGCACGTGTCAGTAACCGCGATTCATGGGCCAAAGACATCTATGACATCACTGAACAGCTGGGTATTCCACAGACCAAAGAAAATGTCTGTACCATTGTGGCAGTGGTCGATCAGGAATCCAATTTCCATGCCGATCCTGCGGTACCCGGTTTGGGTGATAAAGCCGTCAAAGAAGTTCAGGGACGTCTGGAAGAAAAATTTACCGAGAAACTGGGCGAAAATATTGGTGGAACAGTCGCTGGATATTTTGAGGATGTCCTGAAGAACTATCCAACACCAGAAAATAACTACCTCAGCCAGATGCGCAAGGTCAAAACTGAACGCGAATTAGATGAACTCTATCGTGAAATTTTTGATTTTATGGCGCAAAAATATCATGTCAGTGCACTCACTGGTGCAGCGAAACTGTTCGGCCAGAATATTGGTGAAAAAATGAACCCAATTACCACACTGGGTTCTATGCAGGTTCATATCAGTTATGCCAAAGAGCATAAACGCCAAGGCGGTAGCATTGCCGACCTGCGTACTGACCTATATAGCCAGTACGGCGGTCTTTACTATGGTATTCACCGTCTGATGATGTATCCGGCAGACTATGATAAGCCGCTATACCGCTTTGCTGACTATAACTCTGGTCGTTATTCTAGCCGTAATGCTGCATTCCAAAGTATGTTGAATGACCTGACCGAAACAGCGTTGGATCTAGATGGTGACTTATTGCTGTACAGCAAAGATGGCAGTGTACGTTCTCAAAAAAGCCAGTCTGAGCGTGAACTGATTAAAGTTTTTGCCAAACATAATTTTATTATCACTGAACGTCAGATTCGTTCTGACCTGAAAAAAGAGAAAGAAAAAGACTTTGAAGACACCATGACCTATCGTGGAGTGGTAAAGCTTTACGAAGAACAGACAGGCAAGAAAGCCATGTATGCCATTATGCCTGAGGTAGTGATTACGGGTCCAAAACTGAGCCGTGATTACAATACCAACTGGTTTGCTAGCCGTGTAGATGGCCGTTATCAGACATGCATGCGCAAAATCAAAAATCTCAAGCTCTAG
- the dusB gene encoding tRNA dihydrouridine synthase DusB, protein MYIGPYQLSNNLIVAPMAGVTDRPFRTLCKYFGAGHAVSEMMTSDKTLRMSKKSLYRANFDGEIAPISAQIAGSDPQDLAEAARYQVANGAQIVDINMGCPAKKVCNKLAGSALLKDEDLVARILDAVVAAVDVPVTLKTRLGYLNGQENIMRVAKRAEEAGIVALALHGRTREDMYLNTARYSLIKDVKAMLNIPVIANGDIDNPEKAKYVLDYTGADAVMIGRAAQGRPWIFREIAHYLKTGEKLAAPSIAEVKDVLLGHLAELYEFYGEYSGCRISRKHIAWYTKGLRSSNEFRQNMYKVENTADQYKVVEDYFNSLLDHGQIMSDVQVEQVNLLETT, encoded by the coding sequence ATGTATATTGGTCCGTATCAACTGTCAAATAATTTGATCGTCGCTCCTATGGCAGGCGTGACTGACCGTCCATTCCGTACCCTGTGCAAATATTTTGGTGCAGGTCATGCCGTCAGTGAAATGATGACCTCGGACAAGACCTTGCGCATGAGCAAGAAAAGTCTGTATCGTGCCAATTTTGATGGCGAGATTGCCCCGATTTCGGCGCAGATTGCCGGTTCAGATCCACAAGATCTGGCAGAAGCAGCACGTTATCAGGTCGCCAATGGCGCGCAAATTGTTGATATTAATATGGGTTGTCCCGCGAAAAAGGTCTGCAATAAACTGGCCGGTTCAGCACTGTTAAAAGATGAAGACCTAGTTGCACGGATTCTGGATGCTGTAGTTGCAGCAGTTGATGTACCAGTAACTTTAAAAACACGTCTGGGTTATCTGAATGGTCAGGAAAATATCATGCGCGTGGCGAAACGGGCGGAAGAAGCCGGTATTGTAGCGCTGGCACTGCATGGCCGTACCCGTGAAGATATGTACCTGAATACGGCACGCTATTCTCTGATTAAAGATGTCAAAGCGATGTTGAATATTCCTGTGATTGCGAACGGAGATATTGATAATCCAGAGAAGGCAAAATATGTACTAGATTACACTGGTGCGGACGCAGTAATGATTGGTCGTGCGGCGCAAGGCCGTCCCTGGATTTTTCGTGAAATCGCACATTATTTAAAGACTGGAGAAAAGCTGGCGGCACCAAGCATTGCTGAAGTTAAAGATGTATTGCTAGGACATCTGGCAGAGCTATATGAATTCTACGGTGAATATTCCGGTTGCCGGATCTCACGTAAACATATCGCTTGGTATACCAAAGGCCTGCGTTCCAGTAATGAATTTCGCCAGAATATGTATAAGGTGGAAAATACTGCTGATCAGTACAAGGTGGTGGAAGACTATTTCAATAGCCTGTTAGATCATGGTCAGATCATGAGTGATGTACAGGTTGAGCAGGTGAATTTGCTGGAAACCACCTGA
- a CDS encoding nitronate monooxygenase, translating into MSLLEKLGIKHPILLAPMAGVSTPELAAEVSNQCALGSLGLGASSVESAREQILQTQKLTDQPFQVNFFCHKSEPLDEKLAEAWIAQFKDKFAEYGAEAPKTLKCIYPSFRDNDHYLNLVLETKPKAVSFHFGIPLPHQVQALKEAGILTMVSATNLAEARAIEAAGIDIVIAQGIEAGGHRGIFNTKFDASVKTSNLIKLIKQYCSLPIVAAGGIMDGYQARQMLDFGAEAVQLGTAFVQCKTSNANDAYRKALLSKPLTQVTASISGRPARGIINHWHRDIDTPDRLDVPGYPYTYDLAKQLHAAAVKHGDHGYGAFWAGSNSAQIREMEASDLINQLILEMKQQP; encoded by the coding sequence ATGTCTTTATTGGAAAAATTAGGCATCAAACATCCGATTTTATTAGCACCAATGGCCGGGGTTTCTACACCAGAACTCGCTGCCGAAGTTTCCAACCAATGCGCCTTGGGTTCATTGGGATTGGGAGCTAGCAGTGTAGAATCGGCGCGTGAACAGATTCTGCAAACTCAGAAACTGACGGACCAACCATTTCAGGTCAACTTTTTCTGCCATAAGTCTGAACCGCTGGATGAGAAACTGGCGGAAGCCTGGATTGCCCAATTTAAGGACAAGTTTGCTGAATACGGGGCCGAAGCACCGAAAACCCTGAAATGTATTTACCCAAGTTTTAGGGACAATGATCATTATTTGAACCTTGTACTGGAAACCAAACCTAAAGCGGTGAGCTTTCATTTCGGTATTCCGCTGCCACATCAGGTACAGGCACTTAAAGAAGCTGGAATTCTTACCATGGTTTCAGCCACCAATCTGGCCGAAGCGCGTGCCATTGAAGCTGCAGGCATTGATATTGTGATTGCACAAGGTATTGAAGCCGGCGGACATCGCGGCATTTTCAATACCAAATTTGATGCTTCTGTGAAAACTTCCAACCTAATCAAGCTGATCAAGCAGTATTGCTCCCTGCCGATCGTTGCTGCAGGTGGCATTATGGATGGCTATCAGGCCCGCCAGATGCTGGACTTCGGTGCTGAAGCCGTGCAACTTGGTACCGCCTTTGTTCAGTGCAAAACCTCAAATGCCAATGACGCCTATCGCAAAGCGCTTTTATCCAAACCACTGACTCAAGTAACTGCGAGTATTTCTGGCCGTCCAGCACGTGGCATCATTAACCATTGGCATCGCGACATTGATACGCCCGATCGCCTGGATGTACCAGGTTACCCCTATACCTATGATCTGGCCAAGCAGCTGCATGCTGCTGCAGTCAAACATGGTGATCATGGCTACGGCGCCTTCTGGGCAGGCTCTAATTCGGCACAGATCCGTGAAATGGAAGCCTCTGATTTGATCAATCAGCTCATCCTTGAAATGAAACAGCAACCTTAA
- a CDS encoding ferredoxin reductase, protein MQALAKRKSPIDFFKESVIDQYAINFWMQKLNPIWSVNQALGKIVQKENAAQNMVSLKIQVNRLFKFGEAGQHHPVFVVVNGIRYERSYSLTQVDAQHVLLTIKKVDGGKVSNWAADIAQVGDVIEFGQPFGDMTLANDIAPLVLLAAGSGITPMLSLLEALEKSGKFAQQPVQLLYWVKHYQDAAFKQRFEELASKYPNFTFKVFATQEQPAAERLNANHLADLQNLEQSTVYACGPSGFVAQAENLCAQAKVFKSEAFSMSLTDNTETGFVNVTLTQSNKVVSIPKGQSILVSLEQQNIKPNHGCRMGICNKCACNKVEGSTKNLVNGAQNKEPGNLLKICVNSAQTDLVIDL, encoded by the coding sequence ATGCAGGCACTCGCAAAACGTAAATCGCCAATCGATTTCTTTAAAGAAAGCGTTATTGATCAATATGCGATTAATTTCTGGATGCAGAAACTGAATCCAATCTGGTCGGTGAACCAGGCGCTGGGCAAGATCGTGCAGAAAGAAAATGCGGCTCAGAACATGGTTAGCCTGAAAATTCAGGTCAATCGTCTGTTCAAGTTTGGCGAGGCGGGGCAACATCACCCGGTATTCGTGGTAGTGAATGGGATTCGCTACGAGCGTAGCTATAGTCTGACTCAGGTAGATGCACAACACGTGCTGCTGACCATCAAAAAAGTGGATGGCGGAAAAGTGAGTAACTGGGCTGCTGATATTGCGCAAGTGGGTGATGTGATCGAATTCGGTCAGCCATTTGGGGATATGACTTTAGCCAATGATATCGCACCTTTAGTTTTGCTGGCTGCGGGTAGTGGTATCACACCAATGCTGAGTCTGCTTGAAGCATTAGAGAAAAGCGGCAAGTTTGCTCAACAACCGGTTCAACTGCTGTATTGGGTAAAACATTATCAGGATGCAGCTTTCAAACAGCGTTTTGAAGAATTGGCTTCTAAATATCCGAATTTCACTTTTAAAGTATTTGCCACTCAGGAACAGCCAGCAGCTGAACGCCTGAATGCAAACCATCTTGCTGATCTGCAAAATCTGGAACAGTCGACTGTTTATGCCTGCGGTCCATCTGGTTTTGTGGCTCAGGCAGAAAACCTGTGTGCTCAAGCGAAAGTATTCAAATCTGAAGCTTTCAGTATGAGCCTGACAGACAACACTGAAACTGGCTTTGTGAATGTCACCCTGACCCAATCCAATAAAGTGGTCAGCATTCCAAAAGGCCAGTCGATTTTGGTAAGTCTGGAACAGCAAAACATTAAACCGAACCACGGCTGCCGCATGGGGATCTGCAACAAATGCGCCTGCAATAAAGTGGAAGGTTCTACCAAGAATTTAGTCAATGGGGCACAAAATAAAGAACCAGGAAATCTCCTGAAAATTTGTGTGAATTCAGCGCAGACTGACCTTGTCATCGACCTATAA
- a CDS encoding HAD family hydrolase, with protein sequence MHAQNQKSQALALFDFDGTLYPHDSFTGFIFDVLKKRHIIKRGLKVLPWIMAYYLKVYPAHKMRPKLYCAMFKGCELKMIQPLAQHYTDKLLKELEPSLLKQLQQHQQLGHKIILVSATIDLYLEMIAQALNVELICSKVEIKNRKLTGKYLTPDCSCMQKKLKILEVVNLADYEVIYAYGNSEEDLEILSLAQHHYMVGADNMLPKLGLL encoded by the coding sequence ATGCATGCGCAAAATCAAAAATCTCAAGCTCTAGCCCTGTTCGACTTTGATGGAACCTTGTATCCGCATGACAGCTTTACAGGGTTTATTTTTGATGTTCTGAAAAAACGGCATATCATTAAACGTGGCCTAAAAGTTTTACCTTGGATCATGGCGTATTATCTTAAGGTTTACCCTGCCCATAAGATGCGCCCCAAGCTGTATTGCGCAATGTTTAAAGGTTGTGAACTTAAGATGATTCAGCCTTTAGCCCAACACTATACGGATAAATTATTAAAAGAGCTCGAACCTTCTTTACTCAAGCAATTACAACAACATCAGCAACTTGGACATAAAATCATCCTAGTTTCTGCAACTATTGACCTATATCTTGAAATGATTGCTCAGGCTTTAAATGTTGAGTTGATCTGTTCCAAAGTCGAAATCAAGAATAGGAAACTAACAGGTAAATATCTGACACCGGACTGTAGCTGTATGCAAAAGAAGCTCAAAATCTTAGAAGTAGTTAATCTTGCAGATTATGAAGTGATTTATGCGTATGGGAATAGTGAGGAAGATTTGGAGATATTAAGTCTGGCGCAACATCATTATATGGTAGGAGCAGATAATATGCTTCCAAAACTAGGCTTGCTCTAA
- a CDS encoding acyl-CoA desaturase — protein MNMPVKLQYFKNPKNRELTQTELDELARELDAIKQEVLDDLGEKDAKYIRRVYSAIRYSSIAGRALLFAGWFPPAWLLGTGLLGFAKIMENMELGHNVMHGQYDWMNDPKLNGQTYEWDIVGTSDNWRQTHNFKHHTYTNIKGMDDDIGYGLVRLFPEQRWKPFYLFQPIYSIPFCLLFQWGVAIQNLELGKYFKGRKTKEQTKEEWKPMQRKITRQLFKDYVFFPLIAGPAALPVLTGNLVANGIRNIWTFSIIFCGHFTKDVEVFPKSVLENESRGHWYMRQIRGSSNLTGSEAFHILTGHLSHQIEHHLYPDIPARRYRQMGPKVEAVCKKYGLNYNNASLVKQYGSVLKRIVKYAFPFKK, from the coding sequence ATGAATATGCCGGTAAAACTTCAATATTTTAAAAATCCGAAAAACCGCGAACTGACCCAGACTGAACTGGATGAACTTGCTCGTGAACTTGATGCCATCAAACAGGAAGTACTGGATGACTTGGGTGAGAAAGATGCTAAATACATTCGTCGCGTCTATTCTGCCATCCGTTATTCTTCAATCGCTGGTCGCGCATTGTTATTCGCTGGCTGGTTCCCACCAGCATGGCTATTAGGTACAGGTCTGCTGGGTTTTGCTAAGATCATGGAAAACATGGAACTGGGTCATAATGTCATGCATGGTCAATATGACTGGATGAATGATCCAAAGCTGAATGGCCAGACTTATGAATGGGATATTGTCGGTACGTCTGATAACTGGCGTCAAACTCACAACTTCAAGCACCATACTTATACCAACATTAAAGGTATGGATGATGATATTGGTTATGGTCTGGTGCGTCTGTTCCCTGAACAACGCTGGAAACCGTTCTACCTGTTCCAGCCAATTTATAGCATTCCATTCTGCTTGTTGTTCCAGTGGGGTGTAGCAATCCAGAACCTTGAACTGGGTAAATATTTCAAAGGTCGTAAAACCAAAGAGCAGACCAAAGAAGAATGGAAACCAATGCAGCGCAAGATTACCCGTCAGCTGTTTAAGGATTATGTCTTCTTCCCATTGATCGCTGGTCCTGCAGCGTTGCCTGTTTTAACTGGTAACCTGGTCGCGAATGGTATCCGTAATATCTGGACCTTCAGTATCATTTTCTGTGGTCACTTTACCAAAGATGTGGAAGTGTTCCCGAAATCTGTACTGGAAAATGAAAGCCGTGGTCACTGGTATATGCGCCAGATCCGTGGTTCTTCCAACCTGACAGGTTCTGAAGCTTTCCATATTCTGACTGGTCACTTGAGCCACCAGATTGAACACCATTTATATCCGGATATTCCGGCACGTCGTTACCGTCAGATGGGACCGAAAGTAGAAGCAGTCTGTAAGAAATATGGCTTGAACTATAACAATGCCAGCTTGGTTAAACAGTACGGCAGTGTGTTAAAACGTATTGTGAAGTATGCTTTTCCGTTTAAAAAATAA